One stretch of Acanthochromis polyacanthus isolate Apoly-LR-REF ecotype Palm Island chromosome 16, KAUST_Apoly_ChrSc, whole genome shotgun sequence DNA includes these proteins:
- the enpp5 gene encoding ectonucleotide pyrophosphatase/phosphodiesterase family member 5, producing the protein MLGLSLRGGCSPLPCLLVLLLPLVSLHRLNHQERSEHSATDRPKLLLVSFDGFRWDYIDRVPTPNFRSIMDEGVLVEYVENAYITKTFPNHYSLVTGLYAESHGIVANEMYDPALNMSFSMETDSIYDSRWWEEAVPLWVTIQKAGGRSGAAMWPGSDVKIHGLFPNQYLQYNASVSFETRVEWIIEWFSAPKEEAVDFGVLYWEEPDESGHNLGPQSSLMDVVIAGIDEKLGFLLNELKKAGLYEQVNLIVTSDHGMAQLSADNIIELDEYVSRDTYTWVDKSPVVGILPKEGKFDEVYDSLLDANPNMAVYKKDDIPEHFHYRHNVRIMPILLEAKEGWTIMQNRTGHFMLGNHGYDNTLRSMQPVFVARGPAFRQNYVKTSMRSVDLYPLMCHILSIRPLPNNGSLLNVQDLLSALPDSPTPIPYHPPPTPPKVSGYGPVVGSFLGVVMVLVFLVVYVIIVTPKQRPSLKHRSWEMSQPLLQEDLRL; encoded by the exons ATGCTGGGCCTCTCGCTGCGAGGAGGCTGCAGTCCTCTGCCCTGCTTGCTGgtcctgctgctgcctctggTTTCCCTCCATCGCCTGAACCACCAGGAGCGCAGCGAACACAGCGCGACCGACCGAcccaagctgctgctggtgtcctTCGATGGCTTCCGCTGGGACTACATCGACCGCGTCCCGACGCCTAACTTTCGCAGCATCATGGATGAAGGGGTGCTTGTGGAGTACGTGGAGAACGCCTACATCACCAAAACCTTCCCCAACCACTACAGCTTGGTGACGGGGCTGTACGCCGAGTCGCACGGCATCGTGGCCAACGAGATGTACGACCCTGCCCTGAACATGTCCTTCTCCATGGAGACGGACAGCATTTATGATTCTCGGTGGTGGGAGGAAGCTGTTCCTCTCTGGGTGACCATCCAGAAAGCTGGAGGCCGGAGCGGAGCGGCGATGTGGCCGGGGTCCGACGTGAAGATCCACGGCTTGTTCCCCAATCAGTACCTCCAATACAACGCCTCGGTCTCCTTTGAAACCCGAGTGGAGTGGATTATCGAGTGGTTCTCTGCACCTAAAGAGGAGGCGGTGGACTTTGGAGTTCTCTACTGGGAGGAACCGGATGAGAGTGGCCACAACCTCGGACCTCAGAGTTCCCTCATGGACGTGGTCATCGCCGGGATCGATGAGAAGCTCGGTTTTCTCTTGAACGAGCTGAAGAAGGCCGGCCTGTATGAGCAAGTGAACCTCATAGTGACCAGTGACCACGGCATGGCTCAGCTTTCTGCAGATAACATCATAGAGCTGGATGAGTACGTGAGCAGAGACACATACACCTGGGTGGATAAGAGTCCAGTGGTGGGAATCCTGCCCAAAGAAG GAAAGTTTGACGAGGTGTATGATTCGCTGTTGGACGCAAACCCAAACATGGCAGTTTACAAGAAGGACGACATTCCCGAGCACTTTCACTATCGGCACAACGTCCGGATCATGCCCATCCTGCTGGAGGCCAAGGAGGGCTGGACCATCATGCAGAACAGAACCGGACACTTCATGT TGGGAAACCACGGCTATGACAACACCTTACGCAGCATGCAGCCCGTGTTTGTGGCCAGAGGTCCGGCCTTTCGCCAGAATTACGTCAAAACCTCCATGCGCTCCGTCGACCTGTACCCGCTCATGTGCCACATCCTGTCCATCCGCCCTCTACCCAACAACGGCTCCCTCCTGAACGTTCAGGACCTCCTCTCCGCCCTACCAGACTCTCCCACGCCCATCCCATACCACCCCCCACCCACTCCTCCCAAGGTCAGCGGCTACGGTCCCGTCGTGGGCTCGTTCCTCGGCGTGGTGATGGTGCTGGTCTTCCTGGTCGTCTACGTCATAATAGTGACACCGAAACAGCGGCCCTCGTTAAAACACAGAAGCTGGGAGATGTCACAGCCCTTACTGCAAGAGGACTTGCGCCTGTag